Proteins from one Streptomyces sp. NBC_00390 genomic window:
- a CDS encoding universal stress protein codes for MAGHEIPEPADRKQVADPLSDLQAAEESCHSCDPAFRHGVVVGFDGSTSSERALAYAIGMARRSGSGLIIVHVANRLPTTVWAGCEPPVFVDVPDHRTEVLGLELACADYLTEVPWILVERGGDICHELEEVGREYSADAIVVGSTHGIVGRIFGSVAGRLARRAQRPVVVIP; via the coding sequence ATGGCCGGTCACGAAATCCCCGAACCCGCCGACCGCAAGCAGGTCGCCGACCCTCTGTCGGACCTGCAAGCGGCCGAAGAGTCATGCCACTCCTGCGATCCCGCGTTCCGGCACGGAGTCGTCGTCGGCTTCGACGGATCGACCTCCAGTGAGCGGGCGCTCGCCTATGCGATCGGCATGGCGAGGCGCTCCGGTTCGGGGCTGATCATCGTCCATGTCGCCAATCGGCTGCCGACCACGGTCTGGGCGGGCTGTGAGCCGCCGGTCTTCGTGGACGTCCCCGATCACCGTACCGAGGTGCTCGGGCTGGAGCTGGCCTGCGCGGACTATCTCACCGAGGTGCCGTGGATTCTGGTGGAGCGCGGCGGCGACATCTGCCATGAGCTCGAAGAGGTCGGCCGCGAGTACTCCGCCGACGCGATCGTGGTCGGTTCCACGCACGGCATCGTCGGGCGGATCTTCGGCTCGGTCGCCGGAAGGCTCGCACGGCGCGCGCAGCGCCCGGTCGTAGTGATCCCGTAG
- a CDS encoding DUF4429 domain-containing protein: MAEIIQKDGTWTFDGDTVRIVPGSDRSVGLLRQSLGEVAVPLRALGGISFEPGKKAGRLRLRLRDGADPLLQITGGRLDDGSDPYRLSVESDRSGVAEYFVDEVRHALLLEQVETGPLDAYLLPGPALPITVGAGDGTATFDGDRIRLEWNWKTDESKASGGSRTLAPADVQAVEWLPAAGLENGYVRFVLSKGAGRIPPKYDPHAVELWGFRKDPLMALVAAAVVARLPHPYAAGDSAAVTGAASAPVPAPAAALPPGGDDHDALLRRLRELGELHQAGILTDDEFSTAKAAVLKRM, from the coding sequence ATGGCGGAAATCATCCAGAAGGACGGGACCTGGACGTTCGACGGTGACACGGTGCGCATCGTGCCCGGCAGCGACAGGAGCGTGGGCCTGCTGCGCCAGTCCCTCGGCGAAGTCGCCGTGCCACTGCGGGCGTTGGGCGGCATATCGTTCGAACCCGGCAAGAAGGCGGGGCGGCTGCGGCTGCGGCTGCGCGACGGCGCGGACCCTCTGCTGCAGATCACCGGGGGCCGACTGGACGACGGCTCCGACCCGTACCGGCTGAGCGTGGAGAGCGACCGCTCCGGGGTCGCCGAGTACTTCGTGGACGAGGTGCGCCACGCGCTGCTGCTGGAGCAGGTGGAGACAGGTCCGCTGGACGCGTATCTGCTGCCGGGCCCCGCTCTGCCGATCACCGTGGGCGCCGGCGACGGCACGGCCACCTTCGACGGGGACCGCATCCGCCTGGAGTGGAACTGGAAGACGGACGAGTCCAAGGCGTCGGGCGGCTCGCGCACGCTGGCGCCGGCGGATGTGCAGGCGGTGGAGTGGCTGCCCGCGGCGGGGCTGGAGAACGGCTATGTCCGCTTCGTGCTGTCCAAGGGCGCGGGACGCATTCCGCCGAAGTACGATCCGCACGCGGTGGAGCTGTGGGGCTTCCGCAAGGACCCGCTGATGGCGCTGGTGGCGGCGGCGGTGGTGGCCCGCTTGCCGCATCCGTACGCCGCCGGTGACAGCGCCGCCGTGACCGGCGCCGCATCCGCGCCCGTGCCCGCACCCGCGGCTGCCCTTCCTCCGGGCGGTGACGATCATGACGCGCTGCTGCGCCGGCTGCGCGAGCTGGGCGAGCTGCATCAGGCCGGAATACTGACGGACGACGAGTTCAGCACCGCCAAAGCAGCCGTCCTGAAACGAATGTGA
- a CDS encoding GPR1/FUN34/YaaH family transporter → MDKDVSAGSAGTSTLGNLALGLTLLAFGVGSTGVIDNVTAGDAAALATWVGGVALFIVGLLEFRAGDSGSGTAFAGLGAFWFTWGTSAGSEVSAEAAGLFMLLWALLALTLTAASAGSGVLGQGVYGLLTLSLLLGGIAAFAENDGLAKAGGWVGAVAGLVAWYGATAALAKWPTFTGRAAGRGVTATG, encoded by the coding sequence GTGGACAAGGATGTCTCTGCGGGAAGCGCTGGTACTTCGACTCTCGGCAACCTCGCACTCGGACTGACGCTGCTGGCCTTCGGCGTCGGCAGCACCGGAGTGATCGACAACGTCACGGCGGGCGACGCAGCCGCCCTCGCGACGTGGGTCGGCGGGGTCGCCCTCTTCATCGTCGGTCTGCTCGAGTTCCGGGCGGGCGACAGCGGCAGCGGCACGGCCTTCGCCGGACTCGGCGCCTTCTGGTTCACCTGGGGCACGAGCGCCGGCAGCGAGGTCTCGGCCGAGGCGGCAGGGCTGTTCATGCTGCTGTGGGCCTTGCTCGCGCTGACCCTGACGGCCGCGTCCGCGGGGAGCGGTGTGCTGGGGCAGGGCGTGTACGGGCTCCTGACCCTGTCGTTGCTGCTCGGCGGTATAGCGGCCTTCGCGGAGAACGACGGGCTCGCCAAGGCGGGCGGCTGGGTCGGCGCGGTGGCAGGCCTCGTGGCCTGGTACGGCGCGACGGCGGCGCTCGCCAAGTGGCCGACCTTCACCGGTCGTGCTGCCGGCCGGGGAGTGACGGCCACCGGCTGA
- a CDS encoding beta-N-acetylhexosaminidase has translation MSQPRPFSRLLGSLLLAAAATLSCAVAADADDAAEPAAARAHPVRPLGQIVPAPASVLPGGPPYTLTPQTTIQVDASPGVRAVGEYLAGVLRPSTGYALPVTEARGPGGIRLRLRSAERELGDEGYRLQSSRDALTLTARGPAGLFRAIQTLRQQLPAAVEMDTRQPGPWQVAGGTITDTPRYGHRGAMLDVSRHFFTVDQVKRYVDQLALYKINKLHLHLSDDQGWRIAVDSWPLLATYGGSTQVGGGPGGYYTKAQYKEILRYAAARHMEVVPEIDMPGHTNAALASYAELNCSGIAPPLYTGTSVGFSSLCVPKAITYDFIDDVIREVAALTPGKYLHIGGDEAHSTSHEDYVAFMDRAQATVARYGKTVIGWHQLTGATPAEGALAQYWGLDGTSPAEKAQVARAAQNGTRLILSPADRVYLDMKYTKDTPLGLAWAGYVEVQRSYDWDPAAYLPGAPASAIAGVEAPLWSETISSSDHIEYMAFPRLPGVAELGWSPASTHDWEKYKVRLAAQGPRMEALGIDYYRSPQVSWPAG, from the coding sequence GTGAGTCAGCCCAGACCGTTTTCCCGACTGCTCGGATCGCTGCTGCTCGCCGCGGCCGCCACGCTCTCGTGCGCGGTGGCCGCCGATGCCGACGACGCCGCCGAACCCGCGGCCGCCCGGGCCCACCCGGTCCGGCCGCTCGGCCAGATCGTCCCGGCGCCCGCCTCCGTACTCCCCGGCGGCCCGCCCTACACCCTCACCCCGCAGACCACCATCCAGGTCGACGCCTCACCGGGGGTGCGCGCCGTCGGGGAGTACCTGGCCGGCGTGCTGCGGCCCTCCACCGGCTACGCCCTGCCCGTCACCGAGGCCCGGGGCCCGGGCGGCATCCGGCTGCGGCTGCGCTCCGCCGAGCGGGAGCTCGGCGACGAGGGCTACCGGCTGCAGTCCTCGCGGGACGCCCTCACCCTGACCGCGCGAGGGCCCGCCGGGCTCTTCCGCGCCATACAGACACTGCGCCAGCAGCTGCCCGCGGCCGTCGAGATGGACACCCGGCAGCCCGGGCCGTGGCAGGTCGCGGGGGGCACGATCACGGACACCCCGCGCTACGGCCACCGCGGCGCGATGCTGGACGTCTCCCGGCACTTCTTCACCGTCGACCAGGTCAAGCGCTACGTCGACCAGCTTGCCCTGTACAAGATCAACAAGCTGCATCTCCATCTCTCCGACGACCAGGGGTGGCGGATCGCCGTCGACTCCTGGCCGCTCCTGGCCACCTACGGCGGCTCGACCCAGGTCGGCGGTGGTCCGGGCGGCTACTACACCAAGGCCCAGTACAAGGAGATCCTGCGGTACGCCGCCGCCCGCCACATGGAGGTCGTGCCCGAGATCGACATGCCGGGACACACCAATGCCGCGCTGGCCTCGTACGCCGAGCTGAACTGCTCAGGCATCGCGCCGCCCCTGTACACGGGCACCTCCGTCGGCTTCAGCTCGCTGTGCGTGCCCAAGGCGATCACGTACGACTTCATCGACGACGTGATCCGGGAGGTGGCAGCGCTCACCCCCGGGAAGTACCTCCACATCGGCGGCGACGAGGCGCACTCCACCAGTCATGAGGACTACGTCGCCTTCATGGACAGGGCACAGGCCACCGTCGCCAGGTACGGCAAGACGGTGATCGGCTGGCACCAGCTGACCGGCGCGACCCCGGCCGAGGGCGCACTTGCCCAGTACTGGGGGCTCGACGGCACCAGCCCGGCGGAGAAGGCACAGGTCGCGAGGGCCGCGCAGAACGGCACCCGGCTGATCCTGTCGCCCGCCGACCGGGTCTATCTCGACATGAAGTACACCAAGGACACCCCGCTGGGCCTGGCCTGGGCCGGCTATGTCGAGGTGCAGCGGTCCTACGACTGGGACCCGGCGGCCTATCTGCCGGGCGCGCCCGCGTCGGCGATCGCGGGCGTGGAGGCGCCGCTGTGGTCGGAGACCATCTCGTCCAGCGACCACATCGAGTACATGGCCTTCCCGAGGCTGCCCGGGGTCGCGGAGCTCGGTTGGTCACCCGCGTCGACGCACGACTGGGAGAAGTACAAGGTGCGTCTCGCGGCGCAGGGGCCGCGGATGGAGGCGCTGGGGATCGACTACTACCGCTCGCCGCAGGTGTCCTGGCCCGCCGGGTAG
- the glmS gene encoding glutamine--fructose-6-phosphate transaminase (isomerizing) — MCGIVGYIGKRDVAPLLLEGLQRLEYRGYDSAGVVINSPKSAALKMVKAKGRVRDLEARVPKRFAGTTGIAHTRWATHGAPSDENAHPHLSPDNLVAVVHNGIIDNASELRAKLVADGIVFASETDTEVITHLVARSQAESLEEKVREALRAIEGTYGIAVMHADFPDRIVVARNGSPVVLGIGEKEMFVASDVAALVAHTRQVVTLDDGEMATLKADDFRTYTTEGSRTTATPTTVEWEAESYDMAGHDTYMHKEICEQPDAVDRVLRGRIDDRFNTVHLGGLNLDAREARGIRRVKILGCGTSYHAGLIGAGLIESLARIPADAEPASEFRYRNPVVDPDTLYVAVSQSGETYDVLAAVQELKRKGARVLGVVNVVGSAIAREADGGTYVHAGPEVCVVSTKCFTNTVVAFALLALHLGRIRDLSVSDGRRIIEGLRKLPAQISEILETEDEIKKLAEQYADAKSMMFIGRVRGYPVALEASLKLKEISYIHAEAYPASELKHGPLALIEPALPTVAIVPDDDLLEKNRAALEEIKARSGRILAVAHREQEKADHTIVVPKNEDELDPILMGIPLQLLAYHTALALGRDIDKPRNLAKSVTVE, encoded by the coding sequence ATGTGCGGAATTGTCGGATACATCGGCAAGCGTGATGTGGCTCCGCTGCTGCTGGAAGGCCTGCAGCGGCTGGAGTACCGGGGATACGACTCGGCGGGCGTGGTGATCAACAGCCCCAAGTCCGCCGCGCTGAAGATGGTCAAGGCCAAGGGCCGCGTCCGCGACCTCGAGGCCCGCGTCCCCAAGCGCTTCGCCGGGACCACCGGCATCGCCCACACCCGCTGGGCGACCCACGGCGCCCCGAGCGACGAGAACGCCCACCCCCACCTGTCTCCCGACAACCTGGTCGCCGTCGTCCACAACGGCATCATCGACAACGCTTCCGAGCTGCGCGCCAAGCTGGTGGCCGACGGGATCGTCTTCGCCTCCGAGACCGACACCGAGGTGATCACCCACCTCGTGGCCCGCTCCCAGGCCGAGAGCCTGGAGGAGAAGGTCCGCGAGGCCCTCCGTGCGATCGAGGGCACGTACGGCATCGCCGTCATGCACGCCGACTTCCCCGACCGCATCGTCGTCGCCCGCAACGGCTCGCCGGTCGTCCTCGGCATCGGCGAGAAGGAGATGTTCGTCGCCTCGGACGTCGCCGCCCTCGTCGCCCACACCCGCCAGGTCGTCACCCTCGACGACGGCGAGATGGCCACCCTCAAGGCCGACGACTTCCGCACGTACACCACCGAGGGCTCCCGTACGACGGCGACGCCGACCACCGTGGAGTGGGAGGCCGAGTCGTACGACATGGCCGGCCACGACACGTACATGCACAAGGAGATCTGCGAGCAGCCCGACGCGGTCGACCGGGTGCTGCGCGGCCGTATCGACGACCGGTTCAACACGGTGCACCTGGGCGGACTGAACCTGGACGCCCGGGAGGCCCGTGGCATCCGCCGGGTCAAGATCCTTGGTTGCGGCACCTCGTACCACGCGGGTCTCATCGGCGCGGGTCTGATCGAGTCGCTGGCCCGGATCCCCGCGGACGCCGAACCGGCCTCCGAGTTCCGCTACCGCAACCCGGTCGTGGACCCGGACACCCTCTACGTGGCCGTCTCCCAGTCCGGTGAGACGTACGACGTGCTGGCCGCCGTCCAGGAGCTCAAGCGCAAGGGCGCCCGCGTCCTCGGCGTCGTGAACGTCGTCGGCTCGGCGATCGCCCGCGAGGCCGACGGCGGCACCTATGTGCACGCCGGCCCCGAGGTCTGCGTCGTGTCCACCAAGTGCTTCACCAACACGGTCGTCGCCTTCGCGCTGCTCGCCCTGCACCTGGGCCGCATCCGCGACCTGTCGGTGTCGGACGGCAGGCGGATCATCGAGGGTCTGCGCAAGCTGCCCGCACAGATCAGCGAGATCCTGGAGACCGAGGACGAGATCAAGAAGCTGGCCGAGCAGTACGCGGACGCCAAGTCGATGATGTTCATCGGCCGGGTGCGCGGCTACCCGGTGGCTCTGGAGGCCTCCCTGAAGCTCAAGGAGATCTCCTACATCCACGCCGAGGCCTACCCCGCCTCCGAGCTCAAGCACGGCCCGCTCGCGCTCATCGAGCCCGCGCTGCCGACGGTCGCGATCGTCCCCGACGACGACCTGCTGGAGAAGAACCGCGCCGCCCTGGAGGAGATCAAGGCCCGCAGCGGCCGGATCCTCGCGGTCGCGCACCGCGAGCAGGAGAAGGCCGACCACACCATCGTGGTGCCGAAGAACGAGGACGAGCTGGACCCGATCCTGATGGGCATCCCGCTGCAACTCCTCGCCTACCACACGGCGTTGGCGCTGGGCCGGGACATCGACAAGCCCAGGAACCTCGCGAAGTCGGTCACGGTGGAGTAG